In a genomic window of Glycine max cultivar Williams 82 chromosome 13, Glycine_max_v4.0, whole genome shotgun sequence:
- the LOC102661202 gene encoding uncharacterized protein, whose amino-acid sequence MGTAILRSHDCLQGRFLHNEAFAIATSRVASRRNPNSNNNNHNSFASSANQNCRRKRSPVTDRERRRSPPNLVTGHVKILKRGEKLSLQNKNQRLAVSAENVLVKNDVGLDLLLGSTDRLGPGPLTVKKQIRVSDANNNGVYAGSAFVSSPHPSSVPVPGFLVRNGAATSNLRRLLRLDLE is encoded by the coding sequence atgGGAACAGCAATCCTTCGTTCCCACGATTGCCTCCAAGGCCGGTTCCTCCACAACGAAGCCTTCGCGATCGCCACGTCACGTGTTGCATCGCGAAGAAACCCTAACTCTAACAACAATAACCATAATAGCTTCGCCTCCTCCGCAAACCAGAATTGCCGCCGGAAGCGGAGTCCGGTCACTGATCGAGAGCGCCGTCGATCGCCGCCGAATCTCGTCACGGGACACGTTAAGATCCTGAAGCGAGGCGAGAAATTGAGCCTCCAGAATAAAAACCAAAGACTCGCTGTTTCCGCGGAGAACGTTTTGGTGAAGAACGATGTGGGCCTGGATTTGTTATTGGGTTCCACGGATCGATTGGGCCCGGGTCCATTAACCGTGAAGAAGCAGATTAGGGTTTCGGATGCGAACAACAACGGCGTGTACGCGGGATCGGCGTTCGTTTCGTCGCCGCACCCGAGTTCTGTTCCGGTGCCGGGATTTCTAGTGCGGAACGGCGCCGCCACCAGCAATCTTCGACGGTTGCTGCGACTCGATTTGGAATGA
- the LOC100802084 gene encoding transmembrane 9 superfamily member 11 — protein sequence MPSNSITTSIFFPLPSDLMQNCQKMESFHRFRLWVFVFLCLMFQSGNGFYLPGSYPHKYGIGDELSVKVNSLTSIETEMPFSYYSLPFCKPEGGVKDSAENLGELLMGDRIENSPYKFKMYTNESEIFLCQVEKLSDDQFKILKKRIDEMYQVNLILDNLPAIRFTKKEEYFLRWTGYPVGIKIQDVYYLFNHLRFNVLVHKYEETNVARVMGTGDAAEMIPTIGKDGSDKPGYMVVGFEVIPCSIMHNADSVKGLKMYNKYPSPIRCDPSSVAMPIKEGQPLTFTYEVTFEESDIKWPSRWDAYLKMEGAKVHWFSILNSLMVITFLAGIVLVIFLRTVRRDLTRYEELDKEAQAQMNEELSGWKLVVGDVFRAPSNPALLCIMVGDGVQILGMAVVTILFAALGFMSPASRGTLITGMLFFYMILGVAAGYVAVRLWRTIGCGDQKGWISVAWKAACFFPGIAFLILTTLNFLLWGSHSTGAIPFSLFVILILLWFCISVPLTLIGGLFGARAPHIEYPVRTNQIPREIPQQRYPSWLLVLGAGTLPFGTLFIELFFIMSSIWMGRVYYVFGFLLVVMILLVVVCAEVSLVLTYMHLCVEDWRWWWKSFFASGSVAIYIFLYSVNYLVFDLKNLSGPVSATLYLGYSLFMVLAIMLATGTVGFLSSFWFVYYLFSSVKLD from the exons ATGCCCTCAAACTCAATTACCACATCGATCTTCTTCCCTCTTCCCTCGG ATCTGATGCAAAACTGTCAAAAAATGGAGTCTTTTCATCGATTTAGATTGTGGGTATTCGTTTTTCTGTGCTTAATGTTTCAATCGGGAAATGGGTTTTACCTCCCCGGTAGTTACCCTCACAAGTATGGCATTGGGGATGAGTTATCGGTGAAGGTGAATTCTCTGACTTCAATTGAGACAGAAATGCCCTTCAGTTATTATAGTTTACCCTTTTGCAAGCCTGAGGGTGGTGTCAAGGACAGTGCTGAGAATCTCGGTGAACTCCTCATGGGGGACCGGATCGAGAACTCGCCTTACAAGTTTAAGATGTACACCAATGAGTCTGAGATATTCTTGTGTCAAGTGGAAAAGCTCTCTGATGATCAGTTCAAGATCTTGAAGAAGAGGATTGATGAGATGTATCAGGTTAATCTCATACTTGATAATTTGCCTGCCATTAGGTTTACCAAGAAGGAGGAGTACTTTTTGAGGTGGACCGGGTACCCGGTTGGTATCAAGATTCAGGATGTGTATTATCTGTTTAACCATTTGAGGTTTAATGTCCTTGTCCACAAGTATGAGGAGACCAATGTGGCTCGTGTTATGGGGACCGGTGATGCGGCCGAGATGATCCCGACAATTGGTAAGGATGGATCTGACAAGCCTGGTTACATGGTTGTTGGGTTTGAGGTGATACCCTGTAGTATTATGCATAATGCTGATTCTGTTAAAGGGTTGAAAATGTATAACAAATACCCATCACCTATCAGATGCGATCCATCCTCGGTGGCAATGCCTATCAAGGAAGGGCAGCCACTTACATTTACTTATGAGGTCACCTTTGAGGAGAGTGATATCAAGTGGCCATCTAGATGGGACGCCTACTTGAAGATGGAGGGAGCCAAAGTTCATTGGTTCTCTATCCTCAATTCGCTTATGGTGATCACTTTTCTTGCTGGTATTGTTCTTGTTATCTTCCTGAGGACTGTTAGAAGGGATCTGACCCGGTATGAGGAGCTTGATAAGGAGGCCCAAGCACAGATGAATGAGGAGTTATCTGGTTGGAAGCTTGTTGTGGGGGATGTTTTCCGTGCCCCATCAAATCCTGCTTTGTTGTGTATAATGGTTGGTGATGGAGTTCAAATTCTGGGGATGGCTGTTGTGACAATTTTGTTTGCTGCACTTGGATTCATGTCACCGGCCTCACGTGGAACACTTATCACAGGTATGCTGTTTTTCTACATGATACTTGGTGTTGCTGCTGGTTATGTTGCAGTTCGGCTGTGGAGGACAATTGGCTGCGGTGATCAGAAGGGATGGATTTCCGTTGCTTGGAAGGCTGCTTGTTTCTTCCCTGGTATCGCCTTTTTGATCCTCACAACCTTGAACTTCCTATTGTGGGGAAGCCACAGCACGGGAGCCATTCCATTTTCACTCTTTGTTATACTAATTTTGCTTTGGTTCTGCATCTCTGTGCCCCTTACCCTTATTGGTGGGCTCTTTGGAGCAAGGGCACCTCACATTGAGTATCCAGTCAGGACGAATCAAATCCCTCGAGAAATTCCCCAGCAAAGGTACCCATCATGGCTTTTGGTTCTTGGTGCCGGCACCCTTCCATTCGGTACCTTGTTCATTGAGCTCTTCTTTATCATGTCTAGTATTTGGATGGGTCGTGTTTACTATGTATTTGGATTTCTCTTGGTTGTTATGATTCTTCTTGTGGTGGTCTGTGCTGAGGTATCTCTAGTTCTAACCTACATGCACCTATGTGTGGAGGACTGGAGATGGTGGTGGAAATCATTTTTTGCCTCTGGTTCTGTTGCTATATACATCTTTTTGTACTCCGTAAACTATCTTGTATTTGATCTCAAGAATCTGAGTGGGCCTGTTTCTGCAACTCTTTACTTGGGATATTCCCTCTTCATGGTTCTAGCAATCATGTTGGCTACAGGCACAGTTGGGTTCCTTTCCTCATTCTGGTTCGTGTATTACTTGTTCTCTTCAGTCAAGTTGGATTGA